In Plectropomus leopardus isolate mb unplaced genomic scaffold, YSFRI_Pleo_2.0 unplaced_scaffold3073, whole genome shotgun sequence, the sequence aacccattgactttgagacaaagGAACTAGTActgcaaacatgcaaactcaGTTGTTAAGCCCATTTTCCAACCATCCGTCATCAGGGaaacacatgcattaaaaaacgCAGAGTTATTAGGTCAACTTCAGAAAGGAAAAATTAACCAACATTGTAAACCAACATCAATCCATCAAATatgcattaattttcagatttttaaccctttaaatgacatatttttgtcatgatgccactgtgtttttacatgcacaaaaaaaacaacaacatgatgatcacagtctgggatctgtcagtgatcagcagctacattgactgtgacaggtcacctagtggaatagcatgtatttcctccatatgccaaatatggtcaaaatgacctcatcaggtagaaaatagtcaaaatgaaaaatttcaagtcaaaagcccagaatgacacccagaaataatacaagtcatgtttttctgctttgatggctgtgggatcaaaaatgtcactttgaatgggtttcagtggagcaacttagtttccacagtgtattttagactttttgtaggagctgagctgaaaattcacaatttatacaaaaatacacaatctggtcaaaatttatgccatatgcatgaacacagccaaaatgatcaaaaaataaaattgtaaaatgcaccaattgCACCTCTCACCTGTGTGTTCTCAGACCCAGTGGTCATCATGCTGGTGATCCACCCTGATGGAAACCAGTGTTTACTGGGAAGGAAGAAGATCTTTCCAGTTGGTTTGTTCTCCTGCCTGGCTGGATTCGTAGAGCCTGGTAAcagacgcgcacacacacacacacacacacacacacacacacacacacacacacacacacactctgaataAAAGCTGTAACCATCACGTCTCCATGCCCGAACTCAAGTGTTACCCTTACTGACCTTTTCTCCTGCAGGGGAGGCGCTGGAGGAGGCGgtgaggagggaggtggaggaggagagcggaGTGAAGGTCGGGCCGGTTCAGTATGTCTCCTGCCAGCCGTGGCCGATGCCCTCCAACCTCATGATTGGCTGCCTCGCTGTCGCCATATCGACCGACATCAAAGTGGACGGGAACGAGATAGAGGAAGCTCGATGGTTCCCGCGTCAGCAGGTGCAAACATGACATCATTTACTATCAGCACGAcaattaataatataaataagcataataatgactgaaatgatCAGTGCTACTCCTCAATGAAATGACTTAACCATCGTTCATCACTGACCTCTAGAAATTCTTTGCACAAGTTCTTCTTACTGTAGATTTTCCAGAGCTTTCAGCCGTATCTCATGGCCTTCATCAGTTGGTAGTAATGGCTCAGGCAGTGATGGAGAtgatttaatgataataattttatttttatgcctccatgccaACGCGAGCTGTGGCCGGAggtattttgttttcaggttgttcGATATGTCAAGAACGCCTTTAgcgaatttcttcaaatttaataTAAACTTCCACTTGAATGCAAGGCTTAagtgattatattttggtggtcataggtcaaaggtcaaggtcactttgaccttgtaTCCGtttcattcttgtaaatgcattATTTGTCGAACATTATGAGGGAATGTCTTCAAAACTGTCACAATaatccacttggattcaaggtcatccttgaatccaagtggatcGAGTGGaatgattcgattttggtggtcataggtcaaagatcaaggtccaTGACCACatgtgtctcattcttgtaaatgcgaTATCTCCAGATCACCTCTGAgtaaatttcttcaaatttggcacaaacattcaaatgGATTTTGTTCACAATAACCTTGACCTTACATTTGTGTCATTATTGTGAAAGCAATATGACGAGAACACCtcaaggaaatttcttcaaatatgacacaaacattcacttggattcAAAGATGAGCTGATTTTAATTTGGTCTTCAAacatcaaggtcactgtgaacgtgcatctgtctcattgttttgagtaaaatatctgaagatggcgaAGAGGGAATTTcctttaaatttagcacaagcgtccacttggactcaagaatcaACTCATTAGACTCTGATGGTTGAAGGTGAAAgttcaaggtcacggtgacctcaaaaaacatgttattggccataactcaagagaTGTCttatagaataaaatgatgaagtgatgacattttatatccaaaaagtcaaaggcAACTTAATTGTCCTCATAATGGTCtgctaaaacacatttctggcCGTTACTCAGCATCTTAtatcaggaacagaaggggagacatttggtcagatactgaattggcgACACTATTCttcaaactgtgctgactgtagaAATCTTCTGTGCTGTACTTTTTGTTAGTGAATAATTTTAAGTCTAACGTTATGTTTGTTTAGGTGATTGACTCATTCAGAGGAATACGTCCTGCTTCCTTCACCTTCCCTCCCAGACAGACCATCGCACACCAGCTGATCAAACACTGGATCGGCATGAACTCCAACCTCTAAAACTCAAACTTTTAGCACTCGAACCTCAACAGCCGGTGTGGACACACCCTCAGACGGTCAGACGGgtctaaaaaaacagcagctgtctgattttttttacgACAAAACCAGCTGCCAGTCGAGGAAATCACCAGATTCTTCAGGTTGTACGTGACACAGTACTTCCTGTTAAATATTCTCAACACACTTCCTGTGTGTGGACGGATGCAGTCTGCACATAACGACAAAGACAGAACTGTACAGAATAGGAAAGGACAAACTATACACGAgagggtttccattacagatttgcccAAAACgtaagcgatatttttgaaTTGTCGataaacacaattgtgagaggACTGTGTGATGCTGtacgacttctcctctggtgaaaacatcatcagcagctttatttctgttgcagccaccgcatTAGCCGtcatttccaatccaaggccacgtaggcgtgttacggagccataatggaaaggcgagccccttatacgagggagcggccacatatgagggatttctgggagatgtagttcacaatttcacagaggaattgtgaaaAACTTCCGAATGATcggctcaactttctcagagttttgtgatgcaataacagctcctgtagctcctgctgcatcatgagggagccagttcctgctgacacacagacacagcgtcatgtgacctagaaaagactaaaaagtgtttccactgcagttttgccaaatatggctttttcaaatcacataaaatacCATCTTATGTGagcattcagattttttttgtggtaaagTGGAGTTTTTTCGCAAtcgacatgtttccattaggtttattttatatttgcaatttcaatttgcacaatttgggGTTTAATGGAAATCCTTCTACTCAAAACAGTCAATCCAGAGTTCAGTTTTTAACTTGCAATGTGACGACGGATCAAATCAAAGACAACTGTACACAGTTTGGGAACAAATAGAAAAAGTGTGCACTGCTGCAGACAGATATTTTCTGCAattacagaaaaacagctgcacTGGGATGTTAAACTGTTCCTGTCCTTAATTTTTAACAAATCTGGACATAACATTTAAGCTGGACCATCCTCAGTGACACAGCAATCTTAAACGCCTGAATCTTTGGGCAGCAGCTGTCAGACGGGACTTTGATTTATGAAATATGGTGCACAAGTCGAgaagattaatcaattaaaatcaACATAAGATCGTTATTATTTTGCtacagcacaaacaaaacaattacaggCTGATCATTGACACAGAAAACTGATGCACtgtaaatttctaaataaacagaatattcagtttaataaaatgatataacaAATTTTCATTGTGTGTGGCAACATTTTGTCTTGAACATTAAATGACAAATACGTACTAAAAAACACGCTTCACAAACACGGTGTGCGCTCAGTCTGAACACATCCTGACACTGTAATAATTATCCTCAAAATACGATAAATTTAAGCTCCAAAGCTCAAAGCACGAAGGGGACTGTTTGCTCATGGAGGTCTGTAGCGTTACACCAGAACAGTTCGTTATGAGGCATTCATGTTTTCGTTTTTCTGGTTCGTAtcggaggggagaggaggagcaccgatactcaacttgctttagTTCAGAGCCGCTTttgcagccccatacatgtttctaggaatttaggatgtttttaggtttttaggacatttcacggattttaatacattttctagGATCCTCCactagcacttttttttgatcaataatcgatatttaatgctgttttatgcactctgacacatTATGTATTCTAAAAGTaccaaaacaattcccagtgtgaaactttttttttaatgcaaattagAAAACGGTCGGGGgaccacctggcaccctatcaagGGCAAGATTCGGCCTGTGGgcttaagttgagtatcactgttatAGGGGCATTTATGTTACCAAAATTCCACCAACTTCGAACCACATGACTTGTCATGAGGCTAGGACACTTTCTGATGCTCTGTCGGATGTTTTGCACAAGCACGGTCAGTAAAAAACGCATTGGGAGTCACTCTTGGCTCTGTGTGAGAACAGGTTTGGAGCAGCTGATCAGTCCATGGTTGGTCCTTACATACACGTGTGCGTTACACCGCAAACAAGGTCAGATGAAGCTGAAATGCGACTCTAAAGTAAGTCATAATGCTCAAAAATTGGGTCAGAAACACACTAAAATGGTGTGCACCCAGGTGAAGTTTTTGCGGTGTGAAGGACATTGCAGCCTAAAGGAGTCAGCAGCACGTTTACAGCCTTCAGCTCGAACGTTTCCACCTGTGAGAAAGCATGCAGCTCAAGTTGTTGATTCAGTCTTcatctgcagtttttttgcagtgaagCAACAGTTTGCGGTTTAATCAGTCTCACAGATCTCAAGACAACCGTGTCCACTCTTTACACTTCAGTTTTCCCCAGAAAGGTAGAGTTTACCAAATAGTCGTCCTCACATGCCATCTGATAAACACGGTCACCGTTTGCCATCAAGTCACGAAAAGGATATTTCAAAGCAGTTTCTCTCGGATGTGACGGCTCAGATAGGTCAGCGTTTTCATCACTCTCTTCCTTTTTCTGAGAAAAGCAGCTCAGGGCTTCATGTGTCTGATGCAACAGAGCAACGTCCACTTCTCGGCTGTTGGGATGATTGCGGTCCACTGGGTATTTATCGGGACAGGACGGCAGAGAAAGCAGCGGGTGCTCTGTGAGCACCGGAGCATCAGAAATATACTCTGCGTCCAGTTCCAGAGAGGACAGTCTGTTGGTGAGGAGGCTGATGGACAGCGGAGGGGCGTCTTCATGTAGATCTTCTCCCGAGAAGCACGGATCGACCGTAATGAGACTCTTTTCTCCGAGTATATCCGTCACCTGGAAGTCCTTGATATCCAGGATGGTTTTCTCTGCAGTTTTCTGTTTAAGGGATACAAAGTGTTCCTGGTGAAGCAGCATTTAGGTTTCTGGTGGGTTAAACTGAGGTCTCTCTCGCCTGCCCTGTTTGGTTGAATCGAACTCAAGTTCATTTACTCCCTTAAAGGCTGATACACACTAGAGGATAATTGGGACGATTTTAGGCCCGATTCAGTCTGGGGCTGGTCAGAACCGATTATCTGCCCAAATACTCGTTAAGTGTGAGGGGTTATCTAAATAATCTTAATGTTTCTGATGGTGTCGGAGCCTCTTCAATCTTAAATATCgaacatgtttgatatttacAATTCAAGATGAAATACTGAGCGGAAACCCGCAACAGCCAATGAGAGCGAGGAGACCAGAAAGAGTCACCAAACCGATGCTGCGTACATCTACAGCTCAAAAACAACTCCAACTCCAACAACAGCGATCGTCCTCCatatctgtttttcttctgaagTCACGTTTCATCACGCGAGATTCTACGAGATCGCCGCTGTGAAATCTTATCTACAAACGGGACGCGTGTGATCTCGCGAGTGTATGGGTTCTGAGGatcataacattaaaaatcatttaaatctgTCATTGTGTCTGTGGTctcccacatttaaaaaatgctagcTTCTGGCTATGAGTGTGATGCCGATGGCGTCAGATGAATGTTAGATGTTGTTATGCTACACTGGccaaggacagcgtcaggtgatAATCTGCCAGTACTGTACTTACAGAGCAGGCGGACAGGTGGGGACAATAACACCTGTTTCTTACACTCACCAGGTGGTTTGGGTCCATCAGCCACTGGCCTGCCGTGCTGCCCCGAGGGCTCGAGATGAGCGGGAAGAAATAGGATTTGTACCTGCagagaaataaggaaaaaggtGTGCAAGAACTTTAATTAAACAGCTGTGACTCAGAAAATGAAGTCAACTTTATGTATTGAGTTATGAGCCCCGAGGGTCTGATAATCTGTACAGCACACTGCGCTCCCTgtctttttcagcttttcatcGCCCAAAAAACTCCTTTGTCAAGAAGATAATGGAAGAAACCCCAAGAGAGGAGAGATTTCCCTCCCTGAAAAGACAgacatgcaattttttaaaaattttgcaTAGGACATTTTTGGCCTATTCATCtgattttgggggctttttgaacactaggcgggtttctattaaccctcaaCTGGGAATACAAAATACATCTAATCTAAAACACGTAACTTGTTAAAAAGAAACTCTAATCAGTTATatctcaaaaaagtttttatgctctcACAAGTTGGCCTTTCCatcataacacgcctacgtggccttggattgtaaataatgacggctggtgcggtggctgcaatagaaataaagctgctaatgttttgaacacccatcgccatggttactgggatgttatcaccagaggagacgTTGCAGAACGTGCAAGCAAAAGTTGGGTTTCTGTTAAAGATTTGTACAATCCTTGAGCAATAGTTTTGAAATTTCCTTGAAACAcagttgcgagatgactgcgtttccattgagttaTGCAACTACTCTCACAATGTTACGTGACTTTCCTCTCACAGTAACGTTCCTGTAGCCAAGGCAGACGCTCGATAAAGCCGATCTAATATCCCCGTAGTTTCTTTGTCTCTTATCAGAGTTGAGAAGATCTCGGCCTCTTCCTCCGTCCACACATACCGCGTCATGTTTTTTACAACGTTACGTGACTTTGTTGCACTTTCTTCTCTTTTGGGATTTGTGGCGGTTggcataaaagcaaaaaaaagggtTTCATTGCAGTtacaaatcacctgaaataccacctcatgcaagcgtaaaaacttttgtGGTTTCAAAGTTGTTTCCATTGGGCGTATTTTGTATTCGCAACTTCAATTctcgcaatttgagggttaatgaaaacccgCCTACagacaattgtgttttatcgtcatttaaaaaatattgctcaagttttgtgcaaatctgttatggaaaCCTGTCTGCTTTGGGAACCTGAGCATGTGCCCAGTAGGCCCATTGAGTAATCCATCTATGATCAGCAGCCATAATAACAGACAGCAGATGCACCCCGGTGTCGTTTATCGAAGCCCTCGGACACGATGCAGCGTGATGATGTGCGTGTTGACTCACAGAGTCCTGGACAGGATGGAGACGATGAACACAGtcacagccagcagcagcagaggagtcGCTGCAGCCACCACTGGCACCTCATCTGAAATTAAACATCCGCGGTTAGTTCAGAATCAAAGATTACTGTGTGGAAAAGTATTAATTATTCTCTGCCTGAAGTCACACTGAAGATAACTCGGTAGCCAGTTAAGGGAAACTCTAATGCCtcaattatttaatttactgaAGTTATTTTATGCCTCCATCATGTTCATGGATcctgtttttgggttgtccgtcccattctcgtgaatgcagtATCTAAAGTACGcattgagagaa encodes:
- the LOC121938662 gene encoding NAD-capped RNA hydrolase NUDT12-like → MLVIHPDGNQCLLGRKKIFPVGLFSCLAGFVEPGEALEEAVRREVEEESGVKVGPVQYVSCQPWPMPSNLMIGCLAVAISTDIKVDGNEIEEARWFPRQQVIDSFRGIRPASFTFPPRQTIAHQLIKHWIGMNSNL
- the LOC121938661 gene encoding uncharacterized protein LOC121938661, coding for MWAWQRNSGPSERVNGYSVTLRKDSERQTLSLWPDQRQHTFLNLKPNTEYSLLLLADNVSRSFISVRTDFDEVPVVAAATPLLLLAVTVFIVSILSRTLYKSYFFPLISSPRGSTAGQWLMDPNHLKTAEKTILDIKDFQVTDILGEKSLITVDPCFSGEDLHEDAPPLSISLLTNRLSSLELDAEYISDAPVLTEHPLLSLPSCPDKYPVDRNHPNSREVDVALLHQTHEALSCFSQKKEESDENADLSEPSHPRETALKYPFRDLMANGDRVYQMACEDDYLVNSTFLGKTEV